A window of the Henckelia pumila isolate YLH828 chromosome 3, ASM3356847v2, whole genome shotgun sequence genome harbors these coding sequences:
- the LOC140889499 gene encoding uncharacterized protein: MGVELNYLNVWKGKELAMHDIHGTDEGCYDKLRWYCQAVRETNPGSVAEHEIDPAVKLLFTESHHAYYLRHLVDNFVKQVLRSYPKHNKKHWSSVFKKAAYAPSLKEYEQHINNILESMPLSRDFIVNFEPQSWANTLFLGDRWGVINNNIAECWNNWIKAALYLPIVGMVDHIRVQIMNMMHRRRESTSMMVKELSPKKEKAIACVYVESQKLRVNRYWQINKIPCKHACAAIESKSMSFYDFCDKYFKIEMYRQAYKGIINPILTFDMDESYVDNENVINAPDVRSQPGRRRTKRIPSQVESRVSKCSRCHTGGHNRRSCKEAIN; encoded by the exons ATGGGGGTAGAGTTAAACTATCTCAATGTGTGGAAGGGCAAGGAGTTAGCGATGCATGATATTCATGGCACAGATGAAGGATGCTATGATAAACTAAGATGGTATTGTCAAGCTGTTCGAGAAACAAATCCTGGAAGTGTTGCTGAGCATGAGATTGATCCC GCAGTTAAACTACTATTTACGGAAAGTCACCATGCATATTATTTGAGACATTTAGTTGATAATTTTGTGAAGCAG gtGTTGCGAAGCTAtccaaaacataataaaaaacatTGGTCTTCAGTTTTCAAGAAAGCTGCGTATGCTCCATCTTTGAAAGAATATGAACAACATATAAACAATATCCTAGAGTCCATGCCACTTTCTAGGgattttattgtaaattttgaGCCACAAAGTTGGGCAAATACATTGTTTCTTGGTGATAGATGGGGTGTTATAAATAATAACATAGCAGAGTGTTGGAATAATTGGATTAAAGCAGCTTTGTATCTCCCTATTGTGGGTATGGTGGACCATATACGTGTGCAAATCATGAACATGATGCACCGTCGACGTGAATCAACATCGATGATGGTTAAAGAATTAAGCCCAAAAAAAGAGAAGGCTATTGCTTGCGTATATGTGGAATCTCAAAAGTTGAGAGTGAACCG ATATTGGCAAATCAATAAGAttccatgcaagcatgcttGTGCCGCTATTGAGTCGAAGTCAATGTCGTTTTATGATTTTTGCGACAAGTATTTCAAAATTGAGATGtaccggcaagcatacaaaggAATTATCAATCCTATCCTGACTTTTGACATGGATGAGTCTTATGTTGATAATGAAAATGTAATCAATGCTCCTGATGTGAGAAGTCAGCCAGGCCGTAGGAGGACTAAGAGGATACCATCGCAAGTGGAATCACGTGTTTCAAAGTGTAGTCGTTGTCATACGGGAGGCCACAACCGGCGTAGCTGCAAAGAAGCTATAAACTAG
- the LOC140889498 gene encoding uncharacterized protein, giving the protein MRTAQSRQKSYADNRRRDLEFSVGDHVFIRVALLKGVMRFGKKGKLAPRFVGPFEILDRVGTLAYWVALPPNLAGRPDRIMEKQERRLRNKTIPMVMVKWLNHSDEEATWETEADIRTRYPELFGKF; this is encoded by the exons atgaggactgcacaGAGCAGGCAGAAGAGTTACGCCGATAataggaggagagacttggagttctcagtgggtgatcatgtttttATCCGAGTAGCTCTTTTGAAAGGCGTGATGAGGTTCGGGAAGAAGGGGAAATTGGCTCCAAGGTTCGTTGGACCTTTTGAGATTCTTGATAGAGTGGGGACGTTAGCCTATTGGGTGGCCTTGCCGCCTAATCTAGCTGGA AGACCTGACCGGATTATGGAAAAGCAGGAGAGGAGACTCCGTAACAAGACTATTCCAATGGTCATGGTTAAGTGGTTGAATCATTcagatgaagaggccacttgggagaccgaggcagatattAGGACTCGCTATCCAGAGCTATTTGGTAAGttctaa